The following are encoded together in the Rhabdothermincola salaria genome:
- a CDS encoding pyrimidine reductase family protein, translated as MRELWPRPDDDVAIEQRLADDPRPSPDTRPWVMVNMIASIDGATAVDGLSGELGGEGDARMFRAVRALPDAIVVGAATVRAENYGPARPSAAVRAARAARGQDPVPSIAVVTRGADLDPGLPLFTSDDPRPLVYVGSDAPDERRRRLAAVAEVVAADHEDLDLTEVLGDLSRRGMAMVLCEGGPSLNGQMVAGGLVDEWCLTLAPRLVAGHAARAAHGPLPPAPMGMVLHRVAADDEGYLFLNYRRG; from the coding sequence ATGCGTGAGCTGTGGCCCCGGCCCGACGACGACGTGGCGATCGAGCAACGCCTGGCCGACGACCCCCGCCCCTCCCCCGACACCAGGCCCTGGGTGATGGTCAACATGATCGCCAGCATCGACGGGGCCACGGCCGTGGACGGGCTCTCGGGCGAGCTGGGCGGCGAGGGCGACGCCCGGATGTTCCGGGCGGTGCGAGCGCTGCCCGACGCCATCGTGGTGGGCGCCGCCACCGTCCGGGCCGAGAACTACGGCCCGGCGCGGCCCTCGGCCGCCGTGCGCGCCGCACGCGCCGCCCGTGGACAGGACCCGGTGCCGTCCATCGCCGTGGTGACGCGGGGAGCCGACCTCGATCCGGGCCTGCCGTTGTTCACCAGCGACGACCCCCGCCCCCTCGTGTACGTGGGGTCCGACGCCCCCGACGAGCGGCGCCGGCGGCTGGCGGCGGTGGCCGAGGTGGTGGCCGCCGACCACGAGGACCTGGACCTGACCGAGGTGCTGGGCGACCTGTCCCGCCGGGGCATGGCCATGGTGCTGTGCGAGGGCGGCCCGTCGCTCAACGGCCAGATGGTGGCCGGCGGGCTGGTGGACGAGTGGTGCCTCACCCTGGCCCCGCGCCTGGTGGCCGGGCATGCCGCTCGCGCCGCCCACGGACCGCTGCCCCCGGCCCCGATGGGCATGGTCCTGCACCGGGTGGCCGCCGACGACGAGGGCTACCTCTTCTTGAACTATCGGCGGGGCTGA
- the nrdR gene encoding transcriptional regulator NrdR has translation MRCPACTHLDDKVVDSRQADDGVTIRRRRECLACGQRFTTFERLEEVPLVVVKRSGDRVPFDRSKISAGVVAAAKGRPVTLEAVEDLCTDLENLVRQSGGEIASERLGLAVLERLRDLDQVAYVRFASVYKGFDDPSDFSREIRLLTKSTAPKRH, from the coding sequence GTGCGCTGCCCGGCCTGTACCCACCTCGACGACAAGGTCGTCGATTCGCGCCAGGCCGACGACGGCGTCACCATCCGGCGCCGGCGCGAGTGCCTGGCCTGCGGGCAGCGCTTCACCACCTTCGAGCGTCTCGAAGAGGTGCCGTTGGTGGTGGTCAAGCGGTCGGGCGACCGGGTCCCGTTCGATCGGTCCAAGATCTCGGCCGGGGTGGTGGCGGCCGCCAAGGGCCGACCTGTCACCCTCGAAGCCGTCGAAGACCTGTGCACCGACCTCGAGAACCTGGTGCGCCAGTCGGGCGGGGAGATCGCCAGCGAGCGGCTCGGGCTGGCGGTCCTCGAGCGGCTGCGCGATCTCGACCAGGTCGCCTATGTGCGCTTCGCCAGTGTGTACAAGGGCTTCGACGACCCGTCGGACTTCTCCCGAGAGATCCGCCTGCTCACCAAGAGCACCGCACCGAAGCGACATTGA
- a CDS encoding LysM peptidoglycan-binding domain-containing protein, with amino-acid sequence MTAVLTTSTPAPWHDLEPAPRGRVAPSRPQLRVLDGGRAAVRAQRRRTVRPEPLVLVAGLVLAALVALVLVGVASLLGAGAAAPGPAPTAIDGAGAVATAPAASVATEVVVRPGDTLWSIAASLRPDGDVRPVVDALAQRAGGADLVPGQRIDVRGLS; translated from the coding sequence ATGACCGCCGTCCTCACCACCAGCACCCCCGCACCGTGGCACGACCTCGAGCCCGCCCCCCGGGGCCGGGTCGCCCCGTCCCGGCCGCAGCTCCGCGTCCTCGACGGTGGCCGGGCCGCCGTGCGGGCCCAGCGTCGCCGCACCGTCCGGCCCGAGCCACTCGTCCTGGTGGCGGGCCTGGTGCTCGCCGCGTTGGTCGCACTCGTCCTCGTCGGCGTGGCCAGCCTCCTCGGCGCCGGTGCTGCCGCCCCCGGGCCGGCACCGACCGCCATCGACGGCGCCGGGGCGGTCGCCACCGCCCCGGCCGCCTCCGTCGCCACCGAGGTCGTGGTGCGTCCCGGCGACACGCTCTGGAGCATCGCCGCCTCGTTGCGCCCCGACGGCGACGTTCGCCCGGTGGTCGACGCCCTGGCCCAGCGGGCCGGGGGTGCCGATCTCGTGCCGGGGCAGCGCATCGATGTCCGTGGCCTGAGCTGA
- the lexA gene encoding transcriptional repressor LexA: MSTTRLSKRQQQILDVIEQHMSERGYPPSVREIGDAVGLLSPSSVHSQLNTLQRLGYLRRDPTKPRAIEVRYDPNSGASMERRPVRHVPLVGDVAAGTDVLAEENVEEILPLPQDFCGDGELFMLRVRGDSMIDAGILDGDFIVARAQETAEKGDIVVAGIPGDEATVKTYTRKGDLVVLVPANPSLEPMEFEPDDVAVYGRVVTVLRKL, encoded by the coding sequence ATGTCAACCACCCGGCTCAGCAAGCGTCAGCAGCAGATCCTCGACGTCATCGAACAGCACATGTCCGAGCGGGGCTATCCCCCGTCGGTCCGCGAGATCGGCGATGCCGTGGGCCTGCTCTCCCCCTCGAGCGTGCACTCCCAGCTCAACACCCTGCAGCGCCTCGGCTACCTGCGGCGCGACCCCACCAAGCCGCGGGCCATCGAGGTCCGCTACGACCCCAACTCCGGCGCGTCCATGGAACGTCGCCCGGTGCGTCACGTCCCCCTGGTGGGCGACGTCGCCGCCGGCACCGACGTGCTGGCCGAAGAGAACGTCGAGGAGATCCTGCCGCTGCCCCAGGACTTCTGCGGCGACGGCGAGCTGTTCATGCTGCGGGTCCGCGGCGACTCGATGATCGACGCCGGCATCCTCGACGGCGACTTCATCGTGGCCCGCGCCCAGGAGACCGCCGAGAAGGGCGACATCGTCGTGGCCGGCATCCCCGGCGACGAGGCCACGGTCAAGACCTACACCCGCAAGGGCGACCTGGTCGTACTGGTGCCCGCCAACCCGTCGCTCGAACCCATGGAGTTCGAGCCCGACGACGTGGCCGTCTACGGCCGTGTCGTCACCGTGCTGCGCAAGCTCTGA
- the dapE gene encoding succinyl-diaminopimelate desuccinylase → MTASPLTVGAGVDLLALTAELVDVASPSREEAPLVDLLEDRLRAAAHLEVTRVGDNLVARTRLGRRWRLALAGHTDTVPANGNDVARLVGDRLSGVGSADMKGGLAVMLQLALEVSEPAVDCTYVFYAREEVGSAESGLGELFDRRPDLLEADAALLGEPTEGALEAGCQGTMRLRVTLRGARAHTARPWMGRNAIHRLAGLLGDLEAYVERRPVIDGCEFREALQAVSVQAGVAGNVVPDQAELVVNHRFAPDRSAEEAEAHVREVLGPWLTDGDTVERTECASGAAPSHTHPLIATLVERNDLAVRAKLGWTDVARFAARGVPAANFGPGDSTVAHTQGEYLDRRHLDAVWTATHDLVTRGPDVA, encoded by the coding sequence ATGACCGCGTCACCCCTCACCGTCGGTGCCGGGGTCGATCTGCTCGCGCTCACCGCCGAGCTGGTCGACGTGGCCTCACCGTCGAGGGAGGAGGCTCCCCTGGTCGACCTGCTCGAGGACCGGCTCCGGGCCGCCGCCCACCTGGAGGTCACACGCGTCGGTGACAACCTCGTGGCTCGCACCAGACTCGGCCGTCGGTGGCGCCTGGCCCTCGCCGGGCACACCGACACCGTGCCGGCCAACGGCAACGACGTGGCCCGTCTCGTCGGCGATCGCCTCAGCGGGGTGGGCTCGGCCGACATGAAGGGCGGTCTGGCCGTCATGTTGCAGCTGGCGCTGGAGGTGAGCGAGCCGGCGGTCGACTGCACCTACGTCTTCTACGCCCGCGAGGAGGTCGGGTCCGCCGAGAGCGGGCTGGGCGAGCTCTTCGACCGACGCCCCGACCTGCTGGAGGCCGACGCCGCCCTGCTCGGCGAGCCCACCGAGGGCGCTCTCGAAGCCGGCTGCCAGGGCACGATGCGCCTGCGCGTCACCCTGCGGGGGGCGCGGGCCCACACCGCTCGGCCGTGGATGGGGCGCAACGCCATCCACCGCCTGGCCGGCCTGCTGGGCGACCTCGAGGCCTACGTCGAGCGGCGCCCGGTGATCGACGGCTGCGAGTTCCGCGAGGCGCTCCAGGCGGTCTCGGTGCAGGCCGGCGTGGCCGGCAACGTCGTTCCCGACCAGGCGGAGCTGGTGGTCAACCACCGCTTCGCACCCGACCGCAGCGCGGAGGAGGCCGAGGCGCACGTGCGCGAGGTGCTCGGCCCGTGGCTCACGGACGGCGACACCGTCGAGCGCACCGAGTGCGCGTCGGGCGCAGCTCCCTCGCACACGCACCCGCTCATCGCCACCCTGGTGGAGCGCAACGACCTGGCCGTGCGGGCCAAGCTGGGATGGACCGACGTGGCCCGCTTCGCGGCCCGGGGGGTGCCGGCCGCCAACTTCGGACCGGGCGATTCCACCGTGGCCCACACCCAGGGCGAGTACCTCGACCGGCGCCATCTCGATGCCGTGTGGACGGCGACCCACGACCTGGTCACCCGGGGCCCGGACGTCGCCTGA
- a CDS encoding 2,3,4,5-tetrahydropyridine-2,6-dicarboxylate N-succinyltransferase: protein MADLAATIDELWERRSELTPDDQDANTAIGEAIARLDRGDARVAELDASGEPVVHQWLKHAILLYFRQSQMATTELGPFEYADKIPLKSDYAAAGVRVVPGASARYGSFLDRGVVLMPSYTNIGARVGANTMVDTWATVGSCAQIGANVHLSGGVGIGGVLEPPQAAPVIVGDDCLIGSRCIVAEGARVGDGAVLGAGCILTGSIPVIDAETGEELSRGVVPSWCVAVSATRSRTFPGGEFGLPCVLVIKRLSEGERHDKAALNDVLRTHGAAT from the coding sequence ATGGCCGATCTCGCTGCAACCATCGACGAGCTCTGGGAACGCCGGAGCGAGCTCACCCCCGACGACCAGGACGCCAACACCGCCATCGGCGAGGCGATCGCCCGGCTCGACCGGGGTGACGCCCGTGTCGCCGAACTCGATGCCTCCGGTGAACCCGTGGTCCACCAGTGGCTCAAGCACGCCATCCTGCTGTACTTCCGCCAGTCGCAGATGGCCACCACCGAGCTCGGCCCCTTCGAGTACGCCGACAAGATCCCGCTGAAGTCCGACTACGCCGCCGCCGGGGTGCGGGTCGTGCCCGGTGCCTCGGCTCGCTACGGCTCCTTCCTCGACCGGGGGGTGGTGCTCATGCCGAGCTACACCAACATCGGCGCCCGGGTGGGGGCCAACACCATGGTCGACACCTGGGCCACCGTCGGCTCTTGCGCCCAGATCGGCGCCAACGTGCATCTGTCCGGGGGTGTGGGCATCGGGGGCGTGCTCGAGCCGCCTCAGGCGGCACCGGTGATCGTGGGCGACGACTGCCTCATCGGCAGCCGCTGCATCGTCGCCGAGGGCGCCCGGGTGGGCGACGGGGCCGTGCTCGGTGCCGGCTGCATCCTCACCGGGTCCATCCCCGTCATCGACGCCGAGACCGGCGAGGAGCTCAGCCGCGGCGTGGTGCCGTCCTGGTGCGTCGCCGTGTCGGCCACCCGCAGCCGCACCTTCCCCGGCGGGGAGTTCGGTCTGCCGTGCGTGCTGGTGATCAAGCGCCTGTCCGAGGGCGAGCGCCACGACAAGGCCGCCCTCAACGACGTGCTGCGCACCCATGGCGCGGCCACCTGA